In Paracoccaceae bacterium Fryx2, a single genomic region encodes these proteins:
- a CDS encoding FAD-binding oxidoreductase, translating to MNLLFANDRAGEYPASWYAATAAPLARFAPLQGDTRADVCVVGGGYTGLSAALHLAEAGLSVVLLEAHRVGFGASGRNGGQVGSGQRLDQDELEAMVGMEQARRLWDMAEEAKALLRGLITRHAMPCTFHPGVAHACWHDREVTHARSHADRLARDYGYDRLEPLDRAGIRALIGSEVYKGGEIDHGAGHVHPLNYAIGLAQAAAAAGATIHEGSLVTGIQHGAKAVVQTDQSRVVADHVILACNGYLGALEPKVAAKVMPINNFIIATEPLGHRAAEILSQPVAVADTRFVVNYWRLSEDNRLLFGGGESYGYRFPDIIRTVARPMLQVYPQLKGTRITHAWGGTLAITMNRLPCFTRPAPNVLSASGYSGHGVALATLAGKVMAEAVAGQASRFDLMASLPQPRFPGGAALRWPLLVLAMTWYSLRDRLGR from the coding sequence ATGAACCTGCTGTTCGCCAATGACCGGGCCGGGGAATACCCGGCGTCCTGGTATGCCGCCACTGCCGCCCCGCTGGCGCGATTTGCGCCCCTGCAGGGCGATACCCGCGCCGATGTCTGCGTCGTCGGCGGCGGCTACACCGGCCTGTCGGCGGCCCTGCATCTGGCAGAGGCCGGCCTGTCGGTGGTGCTGCTGGAGGCGCATCGCGTGGGCTTCGGCGCCTCGGGGCGCAACGGCGGGCAGGTCGGGTCGGGCCAGCGGCTGGATCAGGACGAGCTTGAGGCGATGGTGGGCATGGAACAGGCCCGCCGGTTGTGGGACATGGCCGAAGAGGCCAAGGCGCTGCTGCGCGGCCTCATCACCCGCCACGCCATGCCCTGCACCTTCCACCCCGGCGTGGCGCACGCCTGCTGGCACGACCGCGAGGTGACCCACGCCCGTTCCCATGCCGACCGCCTCGCCCGCGACTACGGCTATGACCGGCTTGAACCGCTGGACCGCGCAGGCATCCGCGCGCTGATCGGCTCGGAGGTCTACAAGGGCGGCGAGATCGACCATGGCGCAGGCCATGTGCATCCGCTGAACTATGCCATCGGGCTGGCACAGGCAGCGGCGGCGGCCGGGGCCACGATCCACGAAGGCAGTCTGGTGACCGGCATCCAGCACGGCGCAAAAGCGGTGGTGCAGACCGATCAGAGCCGCGTGGTGGCCGATCATGTCATCCTCGCCTGCAACGGCTATCTCGGCGCGCTGGAGCCGAAGGTCGCGGCCAAGGTGATGCCGATCAACAATTTCATCATCGCGACCGAACCGCTGGGTCACCGGGCGGCCGAGATCCTGTCGCAGCCCGTCGCGGTGGCCGACACCAGGTTCGTCGTGAACTACTGGCGGCTGTCGGAAGACAACCGCCTGCTGTTCGGCGGCGGCGAAAGCTACGGCTACCGCTTCCCCGACATCATCCGCACCGTCGCCCGGCCGATGCTGCAGGTCTATCCGCAACTCAAGGGCACCCGCATCACCCATGCCTGGGGCGGCACCCTGGCCATCACGATGAACCGCCTGCCCTGCTTCACCCGGCCCGCGCCGAACGTGCTGTCGGCCTCGGGCTACTCCGGCCACGGCGTGGCGCTGGCGACGCTGGCAGGCAAGGTGATGGCCGAGGCGGTGGCGGGCCAGGCGTCGCGCTTCGACCTCATGGCCAGCCTGCCGCAACCGCGCTTCCCCGGTGGTGCCGCGCTACGCTGGCCGCTGCTGGTGCTGGCGATGACCTGGTATTCGCTCCGCGACCGGCTGGGGCGCTGA
- a CDS encoding aminotransferase class I/II-fold pyridoxal phosphate-dependent enzyme gives MAPDGQILAPNTHDAEPIPEAARAEIDRLLQSGDLFRYTAPDGAPVALLEAEFAELMGARYALAVSSCSAALFLSLKALDLPRGARVLIPAFTFAAVPSAVVHADCVPVLVEVGANYRVDMDDFAAKLDDSIAAVLISHMRGHTSDMDAIMALCDARQIPVIEDAAHSLGTLWHGRKIGTIGKIGCFSFQSYKMVNAGEGGMMITDDPELAARAVIMSGAYEHNWKKHPGLQNSFPLWQNRLPLYNMRLQNLSAAVIRPQLPELAGRVAKGRSGHDHVADLLNTCDWLDVPPPLAPETRAPDSIQFNLAGEWTDAEARAFQSAAKARGVVVQVFGLSEDNARAFWNWQFLGDMPDLPLTRAMLTRACDVRLPVRLTSAELDFIAQAVIGAAQDVKG, from the coding sequence ATGGCACCCGACGGACAGATTCTCGCCCCCAATACCCACGACGCCGAACCCATCCCCGAGGCCGCCCGGGCCGAGATCGACCGGCTGCTGCAATCGGGCGACCTGTTCCGCTACACCGCCCCCGATGGCGCGCCGGTCGCGCTGCTGGAAGCCGAATTCGCCGAACTGATGGGCGCGCGCTACGCGCTGGCGGTTTCAAGCTGCTCGGCGGCGCTGTTCCTGTCGCTCAAGGCGCTGGACCTGCCGCGCGGTGCCAGGGTGCTGATTCCGGCCTTCACCTTCGCCGCCGTGCCCTCGGCGGTGGTCCATGCCGATTGCGTGCCGGTGCTTGTCGAGGTCGGCGCCAACTACCGGGTCGACATGGACGATTTCGCCGCCAAGCTCGATGACAGCATCGCGGCGGTGCTGATCAGCCACATGCGCGGCCACACCTCGGACATGGACGCGATCATGGCGCTCTGCGATGCGCGCCAGATTCCGGTGATCGAGGATGCGGCGCATTCGCTGGGCACGCTGTGGCATGGCCGCAAGATCGGCACCATCGGCAAGATCGGCTGCTTCAGTTTCCAGAGCTACAAGATGGTGAATGCGGGCGAGGGCGGCATGATGATCACCGACGACCCCGAACTGGCGGCGCGGGCGGTGATCATGTCGGGCGCCTACGAGCACAACTGGAAAAAGCACCCAGGCCTGCAGAACAGCTTCCCGCTGTGGCAGAACCGCCTGCCGCTCTACAACATGCGCTTGCAGAACCTGTCAGCGGCGGTGATCCGCCCGCAACTGCCCGAACTGGCAGGCCGGGTCGCGAAGGGCCGCAGCGGGCATGACCATGTCGCGGATCTGCTGAACACCTGTGACTGGCTCGACGTGCCGCCGCCGCTGGCGCCGGAGACCCGGGCGCCGGATTCGATCCAGTTCAACCTGGCGGGAGAGTGGACGGATGCCGAGGCCCGCGCCTTCCAGTCCGCCGCCAAGGCCCGCGGCGTGGTGGTGCAGGTGTTCGGCCTCAGCGAAGACAACGCCCGCGCCTTCTGGAACTGGCAGTTCCTCGGCGACATGCCGGACCTGCCGCTGACCCGTGCCATGCTGACGCGGGCCTGCGACGTGCGCCTGCCGGTGCGGCTGACCAGTGCTGAACTGGACTTCATCGCGCAGGCGGTGATCGGGGCGGCGCAGGATGTGAAAGGCTGA
- a CDS encoding LysR family transcriptional regulator — MGDTQGRVTLWGIEVFLATAEEGAISAAARRLGASPSAVSQQLSGLEAALGVTLLDRGARPMRMTPAGTMFRRHAQTILNSATEARAELAMADMSSLTTLRLGMIEDFDADVTPRLLSALAGDLRGCRFLLETGASHRLLDQLDARALDMVVAADLGADVAADPGGNGEWMEVHPLLCEPFVVAAPRGAVQGDPAQALQRLPLILYSARHHMGRQIAAHLARQNLRLDHRFELDSYHAIMAMVAGGEGWTILTPLGIQAAQRFEGAADVLPLPFAPLDRTISLTARAGMLRDMPGQVATRLRGLLQERVVAPSVLALPWLKDRLRVL, encoded by the coding sequence ATGGGCGACACACAGGGCCGGGTGACGCTCTGGGGCATCGAGGTGTTCCTGGCCACAGCCGAAGAGGGTGCCATTTCGGCCGCTGCCCGGCGGCTGGGGGCCAGCCCTTCGGCGGTAAGCCAGCAGCTTTCGGGGCTGGAGGCGGCGCTGGGTGTGACTCTGCTGGACCGCGGCGCCCGCCCGATGCGGATGACCCCGGCGGGCACGATGTTCCGCCGCCACGCCCAGACCATCCTCAACTCCGCCACCGAGGCGCGGGCCGAACTGGCGATGGCCGACATGTCGTCGCTGACCACGCTGCGGCTGGGCATGATCGAGGATTTCGACGCCGACGTGACGCCGCGCCTGCTGTCGGCGCTGGCGGGCGACCTGCGCGGCTGCCGCTTCCTGCTGGAAACCGGCGCCAGTCACCGCCTGCTCGACCAACTCGACGCCCGCGCGCTCGACATGGTGGTGGCGGCCGACCTGGGGGCGGATGTCGCGGCCGACCCCGGCGGCAATGGCGAATGGATGGAGGTGCATCCGCTCTTGTGCGAACCCTTCGTGGTGGCGGCCCCGCGCGGTGCGGTGCAGGGCGATCCGGCGCAGGCCTTGCAACGCCTGCCGCTGATCCTCTATTCCGCGCGGCATCACATGGGCCGCCAGATCGCGGCGCATCTGGCGCGGCAGAACCTGCGGCTGGATCACCGCTTCGAACTCGACAGCTATCACGCCATCATGGCGATGGTTGCGGGGGGCGAAGGCTGGACAATCCTGACGCCGCTGGGCATCCAGGCGGCGCAACGCTTCGAGGGGGCTGCTGACGTGCTGCCGCTGCCCTTCGCGCCGCTGGACCGCACGATCTCGCTGACCGCGCGGGCGGGGATGCTGCGCGACATGCCGGGGCAAGTGGCAACCCGCCTGCGCGGGCTGCTGCAAGAGCGGGTGGTGGCGCCCTCGGTTCTGGCGCTGCCCTGGCTGAAGGACCGGCTGCGGGTGTTGTGA
- a CDS encoding aminotransferase — MRDDAPNSWESRADTYSLYGFTDLPSVHKRGAVVLTHGKGPYVFDVHGNSYLDANSGLWNMVAGFDHPGLIAAAKAQYDTFPGYHAFFGRMSDQTVMLSQKLVEVSPFERGRVFYTNSGSEANDTMVKMLWFLAGAEGQPQRRKIITRVNSYHGVTAVSASMTGKPYNAVFGLPLPGFIHVGCPHFWRFGKPGETESQFTARMAHELEARIIMEGPDTIAGFFAEPVMGAGGVIPPSAGYFQAIQPVLKKYGIPLIADEVITGFGRTGNTWGCETYDFVPDAIISSKNITAGFFPMGAVILGPELADRVQAAAEQIEEFPHGFTASGHPVGCAIALKAIDVVMNEGLAENVRSLTPQFEAGMARLAENPNIGEWRGKGLMGALEAVRDKATKTPFDGSLSVSERIANACTDQGLICRPLGQAIVLCPPFIITPAQMDEMFDKLDVAIRKVFAEVART, encoded by the coding sequence ATGCGTGACGACGCACCAAACAGCTGGGAATCGCGCGCCGATACCTATTCGCTTTACGGCTTCACCGACCTGCCTTCGGTCCACAAGCGCGGCGCGGTCGTGCTGACCCATGGCAAGGGGCCCTATGTCTTCGACGTGCATGGCAACAGCTATCTCGATGCCAATTCCGGCCTGTGGAACATGGTGGCGGGGTTCGACCACCCCGGCCTGATCGCCGCCGCCAAGGCGCAGTATGACACCTTCCCCGGCTATCACGCCTTCTTCGGCCGGATGTCGGACCAGACGGTGATGCTGTCGCAGAAGCTGGTCGAGGTTTCGCCGTTCGAGCGTGGCCGGGTGTTCTATACCAACTCGGGGTCCGAGGCGAACGACACCATGGTCAAGATGCTGTGGTTCCTTGCCGGGGCCGAAGGCCAGCCGCAGCGCCGCAAGATCATCACGCGGGTCAACAGCTATCACGGTGTCACCGCGGTTTCGGCCTCGATGACCGGCAAGCCCTACAATGCGGTGTTCGGCCTGCCGCTGCCCGGCTTCATCCATGTCGGCTGCCCGCATTTCTGGCGCTTCGGCAAGCCGGGTGAAACCGAAAGCCAGTTCACCGCCCGCATGGCGCACGAGCTTGAGGCGCGGATCATCATGGAAGGCCCCGACACCATCGCGGGCTTCTTCGCCGAGCCGGTGATGGGTGCCGGCGGGGTCATCCCGCCCTCGGCCGGGTATTTCCAGGCCATCCAGCCGGTGCTGAAGAAATACGGCATTCCGCTGATCGCGGACGAGGTCATCACCGGCTTCGGGCGCACCGGCAACACCTGGGGCTGCGAGACCTACGACTTCGTGCCCGACGCGATCATCAGTTCCAAGAACATCACCGCCGGGTTCTTCCCGATGGGCGCGGTGATCCTCGGGCCGGAACTGGCCGACCGGGTTCAGGCGGCGGCGGAGCAGATCGAGGAGTTTCCGCATGGCTTCACCGCCTCGGGCCACCCGGTCGGCTGCGCCATCGCGCTGAAGGCGATCGACGTGGTGATGAACGAGGGGCTGGCCGAAAACGTCCGCAGCCTTACGCCGCAGTTCGAGGCGGGCATGGCCCGGCTGGCCGAGAACCCCAACATCGGGGAATGGCGCGGCAAGGGGCTGATGGGCGCGCTGGAAGCGGTGCGCGACAAGGCGACGAAAACGCCGTTCGACGGGTCGCTGTCAGTGTCGGAACGCATCGCCAACGCCTGCACCGACCAGGGGCTGATCTGCCGCCCGCTGGGGCAGGCGATCGTGCTGTGCCCGCCGTTCATCATCACGCCCGCGCAGATGGACGAGATGTTCGACAAGCTTGACGTGGCCATCCGCAAGGTGTTCGCGGAAGTCGCCCGAACTTGA
- the phaR gene encoding polyhydroxyalkanoate synthesis repressor PhaR — protein MAETDKPLLIKRYASRRLYNTETSDYVTLEDIAGFIRAGREVQIVDLKSGDDLTRQYLLQIVAEHESKGQNVLPLGVLTDLVRSYTTEVQSIVPQFLAASFEMLRDSQAKMVENLTAIPNPMAALPGFEAMRKQQEVFLRSMLGGVPGIPGWPGTPTGPAREDEAPEGTSAAELAQIKKQLAELQKKLSKM, from the coding sequence ATGGCCGAAACCGACAAGCCACTGCTGATCAAGCGTTATGCCAGCCGCCGTCTCTACAACACCGAGACGAGCGACTACGTCACGCTGGAAGACATCGCGGGCTTCATCCGCGCCGGGCGCGAGGTTCAGATCGTCGATCTGAAATCCGGCGACGACCTTACCCGGCAATACCTGCTGCAAATCGTGGCCGAGCATGAAAGCAAGGGCCAGAACGTGCTGCCGCTGGGTGTGCTGACCGATCTGGTGCGCAGCTACACCACCGAGGTGCAAAGCATCGTGCCGCAGTTCCTCGCCGCGTCGTTCGAGATGTTGCGCGACAGCCAGGCCAAGATGGTCGAGAACCTGACCGCGATCCCCAATCCGATGGCCGCCCTGCCCGGGTTCGAGGCGATGCGCAAGCAGCAGGAGGTGTTCCTGCGCTCGATGCTGGGCGGTGTGCCGGGCATTCCGGGCTGGCCGGGCACCCCCACCGGCCCCGCCCGCGAGGATGAGGCACCTGAGGGCACCTCGGCCGCCGAACTGGCGCAGATCAAGAAACAGTTGGCGGAATTGCAGAAGAAACTGTCGAAGATGTGA
- a CDS encoding Phasin, whose translation MANPTPDLTKVMQDMMASFPVDASAMQNAFKTQAAMGEKFTKVALEAAEKSTEITSKWAKDTIAKLADAAKAKSEPTEYTKAATDFASAAAEMAAENLAAFAEVAKKVQMETVELMLAAGKDISEDATAAVKKATTEATTAAKKVAASVK comes from the coding sequence ATGGCCAACCCGACCCCCGACCTCACCAAAGTCATGCAAGACATGATGGCGTCCTTCCCGGTTGACGCCTCCGCGATGCAGAACGCGTTCAAGACCCAGGCCGCGATGGGCGAGAAGTTCACCAAGGTCGCGCTGGAAGCGGCTGAAAAGTCGACCGAGATCACCTCGAAATGGGCCAAGGACACCATCGCCAAGCTGGCCGATGCCGCCAAGGCCAAATCCGAGCCGACCGAATACACCAAGGCCGCGACCGACTTCGCGTCCGCCGCCGCCGAGATGGCTGCCGAAAACTTGGCCGCCTTCGCCGAAGTTGCGAAAAAAGTGCAGATGGAAACCGTCGAGCTGATGCTGGCCGCGGGCAAGGACATCTCTGAAGATGCCACCGCCGCCGTGAAGAAAGCCACCACCGAAGCCACCACTGCTGCCAAGAAAGTTGCCGCTTCGGTGAAGTGA
- the phaC gene encoding class I poly(R)-hydroxyalkanoic acid synthase — translation MTTEDNDAGMRLERLDRLNANLALVDALSKRLTAAIARRKLADPALSGPGHDVYMKAATAYVAEMMQNPSKILENQFTYWGKSLKHYVEAQQVLVKGELKAPSDPTPKDRRFANPLWETHPYFNFIKQQYLMNAEAISTAISGLENLEPHEKKRIEYFTRQIVDMMSPTNFLATNPDALERAVQTDGDSLVAGMENLVRDIESHNGELMVTLADPEAFEVGVNIGTTPGAVVYRNRMLELIQYSPTTETVHATPLLIFPPWINKFYILDMKPQNSLIKWIVDQGFTLFVVSWVNPDASYAEVGMDDYIRDGYLRAMAEVRRITDQPKLNAVGYCIAGTTLTATLAHLQRMGDKTVNAATFFTTLTDFSDQGEVGVFLNDDFVDGIERQVKVDGILDKAFMSRTFSYLRSNDLIYQPAIRSYMLGEQPPAFDLLFWNGDGTNLPAKMAVEYLRMLCQDDKLARGEFPVFGEPVRLGDIRTPICAIACETDHIAAWKGSFNGIRQFGSKDKTFILSESGHIAGIVNPPSKGKYGHYTNDAPLDTPEAFREGATYHPGSWWPLWGKWLAARSGKQVAARIPGDSTNPVLCPAPGTYVTAVPSA, via the coding sequence ATGACAACCGAAGACAACGACGCAGGCATGCGGTTGGAACGGCTCGACCGCCTTAACGCCAATCTTGCGCTGGTCGATGCGTTGTCAAAGCGCCTGACGGCGGCGATTGCCCGGCGCAAACTGGCGGATCCGGCGCTCAGCGGCCCCGGACATGACGTTTATATGAAGGCCGCGACGGCATATGTTGCCGAAATGATGCAGAATCCGTCGAAAATCCTGGAAAATCAGTTCACCTACTGGGGCAAGAGCCTGAAACACTACGTCGAGGCGCAGCAGGTGCTTGTGAAGGGTGAACTGAAGGCCCCGTCAGACCCGACGCCCAAGGACCGCCGATTCGCCAACCCGCTGTGGGAAACGCACCCCTATTTCAATTTCATCAAGCAGCAGTATCTGATGAACGCCGAGGCGATCAGCACAGCGATCTCGGGGCTGGAAAACCTCGAGCCGCACGAGAAGAAGCGGATCGAATACTTCACCCGCCAGATCGTCGACATGATGTCGCCGACCAATTTCCTGGCCACGAACCCCGATGCACTGGAGCGCGCGGTGCAGACCGACGGTGATTCGCTGGTGGCGGGCATGGAAAACCTGGTGCGCGACATCGAGTCACACAATGGCGAGTTGATGGTGACGCTGGCCGACCCCGAGGCGTTCGAGGTCGGGGTGAACATCGGCACCACCCCCGGCGCGGTGGTGTATCGCAACCGGATGCTGGAGCTTATCCAGTATTCCCCGACCACCGAAACCGTTCATGCCACGCCGCTGCTGATCTTTCCGCCCTGGATCAACAAGTTCTACATCCTCGACATGAAGCCGCAGAACAGCCTGATCAAGTGGATCGTCGATCAGGGCTTCACCCTGTTCGTGGTCAGCTGGGTCAACCCCGATGCGTCCTACGCCGAGGTCGGGATGGATGACTACATCCGCGACGGCTATCTGCGCGCCATGGCCGAGGTGCGCCGCATCACCGACCAGCCCAAGCTGAACGCGGTCGGCTACTGCATCGCGGGCACCACGCTGACGGCAACGCTGGCGCACCTGCAGCGCATGGGCGACAAGACGGTGAACGCCGCCACCTTCTTCACCACGCTGACCGACTTTTCCGACCAGGGTGAGGTCGGGGTGTTCCTGAACGACGATTTCGTCGATGGCATCGAACGTCAGGTCAAGGTTGACGGCATCCTCGACAAGGCCTTCATGTCGCGCACCTTCAGCTATCTGAGATCCAACGACCTGATCTATCAGCCCGCGATCCGCAGCTACATGCTGGGCGAGCAGCCTCCCGCGTTCGACTTGCTGTTCTGGAACGGCGACGGCACCAACCTGCCCGCGAAGATGGCGGTCGAATACCTGCGGATGCTCTGCCAGGACGACAAGCTGGCGCGCGGCGAATTCCCGGTGTTCGGCGAGCCGGTGCGGCTGGGCGACATCCGGACGCCGATCTGCGCGATTGCCTGCGAAACCGACCATATCGCCGCGTGGAAGGGGTCTTTCAACGGCATCCGGCAGTTCGGGTCGAAGGACAAGACCTTCATCCTGTCGGAATCCGGCCATATCGCGGGCATCGTCAACCCGCCGTCCAAGGGCAAGTATGGCCATTACACCAACGATGCCCCGCTCGACACGCCCGAGGCGTTCCGCGAGGGCGCGACCTATCATCCCGGGTCGTGGTGGCCGCTCTGGGGCAAGTGGCTGGCGGCGCGCTCGGGCAAGCAGGTGGCGGCGCGGATTCCGGGTGATTCGACCAACCCCGTACTGTGCCCGGCCCCCGGCACCTATGTCACCGCCGTGCCAAGTGCCTGA
- the phaZ gene encoding polyhydroxyalkanoate depolymerase: protein MKYMATYDLMESARNTNAWLGATAKAMASYPAFALSMNPMLQLTAAWGQVTERTFARMIAKPDWGIRSIVGPDGTDHLVDVLPVVKKAFGDLVHFSVRRRAPMARRILLVAPMSGHYATLLRSTVASLLPDADVYVTDWHNARDIPVSEGKFDVEDYTLYLVDFLRFLGPDTHVIAVCQPVPLALAATAYLAGEDPDAQPRSLTLIGGPVDPDAAATEVTDFGRRVTMGQLEQMAIQRVGFTCKGAGRLVYPGLLQLQSFISMNAERHSKAFSEQIMRVARGEASDHDAHNRFYDEYLAVMDMTAEFYLSTVERIFKNREIATNDFSVAGKRVDIGAITQVAVKTVEGANDDISAPGQCIAALKLLTGLPDSKKASHVEPGAGHYGIFAGKSWRLNIRPLVLNFIDANSGRDEAEKPRISLASSQ, encoded by the coding sequence ATGAAGTATATGGCGACCTATGACCTTATGGAAAGCGCCCGCAACACGAATGCGTGGCTGGGTGCAACCGCGAAGGCGATGGCGTCCTATCCGGCGTTCGCGCTTTCCATGAACCCGATGCTGCAACTGACCGCGGCCTGGGGTCAGGTGACCGAACGGACCTTCGCCCGGATGATCGCCAAGCCCGACTGGGGCATCCGCTCGATCGTTGGCCCCGATGGCACCGACCATCTTGTCGACGTGCTTCCGGTGGTGAAGAAGGCGTTCGGGGATCTGGTGCATTTCTCGGTTCGCCGCCGGGCGCCGATGGCCCGCCGCATCCTGCTGGTAGCACCGATGTCGGGCCATTACGCGACCCTGCTGCGCTCGACCGTGGCAAGCCTGCTGCCCGATGCAGATGTCTATGTGACCGACTGGCACAACGCCCGCGACATCCCGGTGTCGGAAGGCAAGTTCGATGTCGAGGATTACACGCTGTATCTGGTTGATTTCCTGCGGTTCCTCGGGCCGGACACCCATGTGATCGCGGTGTGTCAGCCGGTGCCGCTGGCGCTGGCCGCCACCGCCTATCTGGCCGGCGAAGACCCGGACGCGCAGCCGCGCAGCCTGACGCTGATCGGCGGCCCGGTCGATCCCGATGCCGCCGCCACCGAAGTGACCGACTTCGGCCGCCGCGTGACGATGGGGCAGCTGGAACAAATGGCGATCCAGCGCGTCGGCTTTACCTGCAAGGGGGCCGGGCGGCTGGTCTATCCGGGGCTGTTGCAGCTGCAAAGCTTCATCTCGATGAACGCCGAACGCCATTCCAAGGCGTTCTCCGAACAGATCATGCGCGTGGCCCGGGGCGAGGCGTCGGACCACGACGCCCACAACCGCTTCTATGACGAATATCTGGCGGTGATGGACATGACGGCGGAATTCTACCTGTCCACCGTCGAGCGCATCTTCAAGAACCGCGAGATCGCCACGAACGATTTCTCCGTGGCGGGCAAGCGCGTAGATATCGGCGCCATCACCCAGGTGGCGGTGAAGACGGTCGAGGGTGCCAATGACGACATCTCGGCCCCCGGCCAATGCATCGCCGCGCTGAAACTGCTGACCGGCCTGCCTGATTCGAAGAAGGCCAGCCACGTCGAACCCGGTGCCGGGCATTACGGCATCTTCGCGGGCAAGTCCTGGCGGCTGAACATCCGCCCGCTGGTGCTGAACTTCATCGACGCCAACTCGGGCAGGGACGAGGCCGAAAAGCCGCGAATCTCGCTGGCCTCATCGCAGTAG
- a CDS encoding alpha/beta hydrolase: protein MTEPLLMIPGLMADARQFLPQILALSPRRPVMLALPTCGATVEDMAQAILAAAPPRFALAGLGLGGDVALEMIRRAPDRVTRVALISTDPLSETPQTAAARESRMVAARSGRLSQAMAEEVPLAALAPGPGRARVLALVADMAAGFDPGVFVVQSRAMQRRPDQQKTLRRALLPALVIAGAQDTPQMQRRQDFVVGLMPYARLLLIEGADMMAPLEQPEAVSEALETFLNRPLLLR from the coding sequence GTGACGGAACCGCTGCTGATGATCCCCGGTCTGATGGCCGACGCACGTCAGTTCCTGCCCCAGATCCTTGCCCTGTCGCCGCGCCGGCCGGTGATGCTGGCCTTGCCGACCTGTGGCGCAACGGTCGAGGACATGGCGCAGGCGATCCTTGCCGCCGCCCCGCCGCGGTTTGCACTGGCCGGGCTTGGCCTTGGTGGCGACGTGGCGCTGGAGATGATCCGCCGGGCCCCTGACCGGGTGACGCGGGTGGCGCTGATCTCGACCGACCCGCTGTCGGAAACCCCGCAAACCGCCGCGGCGCGCGAATCGCGGATGGTTGCGGCACGGTCGGGGCGGTTGTCACAGGCGATGGCCGAGGAGGTGCCGCTGGCAGCACTTGCGCCGGGGCCGGGGCGGGCCCGGGTGCTGGCGCTGGTGGCCGACATGGCGGCGGGCTTCGACCCCGGGGTGTTTGTCGTGCAATCGCGCGCCATGCAGCGCCGCCCCGATCAGCAGAAGACCCTGCGCCGCGCCCTGCTGCCCGCGCTGGTGATCGCCGGGGCGCAGGATACGCCCCAGATGCAGCGCAGGCAGGATTTCGTCGTGGGGCTGATGCCCTATGCCAGGCTGCTGCTGATCGAGGGCGCCGACATGATGGCGCCCCTGGAACAGCCCGAAGCTGTTTCAGAGGCGCTGGAGACCTTTCTGAACAGGCCGCTGCTACTGCGATGA
- a CDS encoding alpha/beta fold hydrolase, translating into MRRFGRLLGRILVFLLLAFLAIWLLAPDEPVDRVIGFESSTLGDDLDAWLAEQELQFSDIMPETGKRLVWAGSPGVRTPLAVIYVHGFSATWHEIAPVPQQVAAGLGANLFLTRLAGHGRGAAPMAEPVAGDWIEDMAEAMAIGRRLGERVLVIGTSTGGTLAVLAASDPALSQGLAGVVLVSPNFGVAGAAGFLLDLPLVRHWGPLLAGASQTFTPRSPDQAR; encoded by the coding sequence ATGCGGCGCTTCGGTAGGCTGCTGGGCCGTATACTGGTTTTCCTTCTTCTGGCATTTTTGGCGATCTGGCTGTTGGCACCCGATGAGCCCGTCGACCGGGTGATCGGGTTTGAATCCAGTACTCTCGGGGATGATCTTGACGCGTGGCTTGCAGAGCAGGAATTGCAGTTTTCAGACATCATGCCGGAAACCGGGAAGCGGCTCGTCTGGGCCGGGTCGCCGGGGGTCAGGACGCCGCTCGCAGTGATCTACGTTCACGGCTTTTCCGCCACCTGGCATGAAATCGCCCCGGTGCCGCAGCAGGTGGCGGCGGGGCTGGGGGCAAACCTGTTCCTGACGCGGCTGGCCGGGCACGGGCGCGGGGCGGCGCCGATGGCCGAACCCGTGGCGGGCGACTGGATCGAGGACATGGCAGAAGCCATGGCGATCGGGCGGCGGCTGGGCGAGCGGGTGCTGGTGATCGGCACCTCGACCGGCGGCACGCTGGCGGTGCTGGCCGCCAGCGACCCCGCGTTGTCGCAGGGGTTGGCGGGGGTGGTGCTGGTGTCGCCGAACTTCGGGGTGGCGGGGGCGGCGGGCTTCCTGCTCGACCTGCCGCTGGTGCGCCACTGGGGGCCGCTGCTGGCCGGGGCCAGCCAGACCTTCACCCCGCGCAGCCCGGATCAGGCGCGTTAA